In a single window of the Ignavibacteria bacterium genome:
- a CDS encoding homoserine dehydrogenase, which yields MGQGLYDVLNHSQGLKAEIGKICVKDKTKPRSIAREHFTFSRHEVLDSGEHNLVVELTSDADAALEIITSSLLSGRNVVTAGKKVLAENFELLYSLQQQTGASLLYEAACAGSIPIIRTLEEYYDNELLSSVRGILNGSSNYILSKMELDKLTYHDALKQAQLAGFAEADPALDVNGTDAKYKLCLLAAHAFGVIIKPEYIYSSGIQNITPFDINYAAQNNCRIKLVAGIAKDNGGYRAYVLPRFISRDRPLSNINYEFNGIEVEGVYSDKQLFVGKGAGSHPTGSAVLSDISAITYDYKYGYKKLAKRNLSPCRRGSQLQNGENILHTDFSIQTVSSHVPVESLKEDSAVNISNSFAESLSGDSAKTVSPDFSRDHRFLESDFNIRLYIRYRDSHDGHDSGNARDFLDRLDLQSIEEEYTSRKGNYIIANVGFSSLQSLAAIPDGVFVCEV from the coding sequence GTGGGGCAGGGGCTATACGACGTGCTGAACCACTCACAGGGCTTAAAAGCCGAAATAGGCAAAATATGCGTGAAGGATAAAACAAAACCACGAAGTATAGCCCGTGAACACTTCACGTTCAGCAGGCACGAAGTGCTGGACTCCGGTGAGCATAACCTGGTGGTTGAGCTTACCAGCGATGCTGATGCGGCGCTGGAAATTATCACAAGCTCGCTGCTCAGCGGGCGCAATGTTGTGACCGCAGGCAAAAAAGTGCTCGCCGAAAACTTTGAGCTGCTTTACAGCCTGCAGCAGCAAACGGGGGCATCGCTGCTGTATGAAGCCGCCTGCGCCGGAAGCATACCCATAATACGCACGCTCGAGGAGTATTACGATAACGAGCTCTTAAGCTCCGTTCGCGGGATACTAAACGGCTCGAGTAACTATATACTCAGCAAAATGGAGCTGGATAAGCTTACCTACCATGATGCCCTAAAGCAAGCGCAGCTTGCGGGCTTTGCCGAGGCTGACCCCGCCCTTGATGTTAACGGCACAGACGCAAAGTACAAGCTTTGCCTGCTTGCCGCGCATGCCTTCGGTGTTATCATTAAGCCTGAATACATCTACTCATCAGGCATACAGAACATAACGCCCTTTGATATCAATTACGCGGCGCAGAATAACTGCCGCATAAAGCTTGTTGCAGGTATCGCAAAAGATAATGGCGGCTATCGCGCATATGTGCTGCCGCGGTTTATCAGCAGGGATAGGCCCTTAAGCAATATTAATTACGAGTTCAACGGAATTGAAGTGGAAGGAGTATATAGCGATAAGCAGCTCTTTGTGGGTAAAGGCGCAGGCAGCCACCCGACAGGCTCCGCCGTGCTCTCAGATATATCAGCCATCACATACGATTATAAGTACGGGTATAAAAAGCTTGCGAAGAGAAATTTATCCCCGTGTAGGCGGGGATCTCAATTGCAGAATGGTGAAAATATCCTCCATACGGATTTTTCTATCCAAACTGTTTCTTCACACGTTCCCGTAGAGTCTCTCAAAGAGGACTCTGCGGTAAATATAAGCAATTCATTCGCAGAGTCCCTTTCAGGAGACTCTGCGAAGACGGTTTCTCCCGACTTCTCCCGGGACCACCGCTTCCTCGAAAGCGATTTCAACATCAGGCTGTACATACGGTACCGGGATTCACATGATGGCCATGATTCAGGTAACGCCCGCGATTTTTTAGACCGGCTGGACCTGCAAAGCATCGAGGAAGAATACACATCACGAAAAGGCAATTACATAATTGCAAACGTCGGATTCAGCTCGCTGCAAAGCCTGGCCGCCATACCCGATGGTGTGTTTGTGTGCGAGGTGTGA
- a CDS encoding T9SS type A sorting domain-containing protein, whose product MKKLLFTALLLCTFSLTYSQWVSNYGNYAGDVNFTNAKGNAVTCDASGNSYVTGYSYEGASQNDIITIKYNQNGDTAWVRGYNGTANLNDEGNGICVDNAGNVYVVGFAQFTGKSEDVVIIKYSSNGTFQWAQTYSGADTPTIDKGLGIAVDVSGFIYITGYSTQLDGYTDILVRKYNAAGTPLWTASEDGIRNLNAQGLGIAVGNSGNVYVTGFVSESGSNNTDIAVLKYNSSGVLQWLNTVNGTGNSEDKAWGIVVDVDDNVFITGYITEAANTTNTYTAKYNTLGSIVWSKTYNGSGNQNDKAWGIVVDTDGSTYITGETTSSNGGVNYLTLKYSSTGVQTWASEYNGTGGGEDVAGSIGILLNNTNTKSVVVTGKSWGTTNTFDYATVRYNVDNGVQSQVNRYTFTGTSTDIAKDIAITPTKKVVITGFSELIVEAGISSTYISTMSVEFGDNSELNLENTNPGSFSLHQNYPNPFNPSTSIRFDLAEATFVKLAVYDMLGREINVLVNQNLTAGTHNISFNAAYLSSGIYFYKLEAGSFRDIKKMTLVK is encoded by the coding sequence ATGAAAAAGCTACTATTTACTGCATTATTGCTTTGTACATTCAGTTTAACATACTCACAGTGGGTTTCTAATTACGGGAATTACGCAGGAGATGTTAATTTTACCAATGCCAAGGGCAATGCTGTAACATGCGATGCTTCAGGAAACAGCTATGTTACGGGATATTCCTACGAAGGGGCATCACAAAACGATATTATAACTATTAAATACAACCAAAATGGCGATACGGCCTGGGTAAGAGGTTATAATGGAACAGCAAATCTAAATGATGAAGGTAACGGTATCTGCGTTGATAATGCAGGAAACGTTTACGTAGTAGGTTTTGCTCAGTTTACCGGCAAATCTGAAGATGTAGTAATCATTAAATATTCCTCAAACGGAACATTTCAGTGGGCACAAACTTATTCAGGAGCTGATACACCCACAATAGATAAAGGCCTTGGAATAGCAGTTGATGTTTCCGGCTTTATTTATATAACAGGCTACTCAACACAACTTGACGGTTATACCGATATTCTTGTAAGAAAATACAACGCAGCTGGTACACCTTTATGGACAGCAAGCGAGGACGGAATAAGGAACCTGAATGCACAGGGTCTGGGTATTGCTGTTGGAAACAGCGGAAATGTTTATGTAACCGGATTTGTTTCTGAATCAGGCTCGAATAACACTGATATAGCAGTTTTAAAATACAACAGCAGCGGTGTCCTCCAGTGGTTAAATACCGTGAACGGGACCGGGAATTCAGAAGATAAAGCCTGGGGTATTGTTGTTGATGTTGATGATAATGTTTTCATTACAGGATATATCACTGAAGCAGCCAATACCACCAATACATATACAGCTAAGTACAACACTTTAGGCTCAATAGTATGGTCTAAAACATACAACGGTTCAGGCAATCAAAATGACAAAGCCTGGGGAATAGTAGTAGATACAGACGGCTCAACATACATTACAGGTGAAACAACTTCTTCTAATGGAGGCGTGAACTACCTGACATTAAAATACAGCAGCACCGGCGTTCAGACCTGGGCATCAGAATACAACGGCACAGGCGGCGGCGAAGATGTTGCAGGCTCAATCGGTATTCTGTTAAACAATACAAACACAAAAAGTGTTGTTGTAACCGGTAAAAGCTGGGGTACAACTAATACATTTGACTACGCAACAGTCAGATATAACGTAGATAACGGGGTTCAGTCCCAGGTTAACAGGTATACTTTCACAGGTACTTCAACAGATATTGCAAAAGATATAGCAATTACACCGACTAAAAAAGTAGTAATTACAGGTTTCAGTGAACTGATAGTTGAAGCCGGGATCTCATCAACATATATTTCAACTATGTCAGTAGAGTTCGGCGATAACAGCGAGCTTAACCTTGAAAATACCAATCCGGGTAGCTTCAGTCTTCACCAGAACTATCCTAATCCGTTCAATCCTTCGACAAGCATTAGATTTGATCTTGCGGAAGCAACATTCGTTAAGCTTGCAGTTTATGATATGCTTGGAAGGGAAATTAACGTTTTAGTAAACCAGAACTTAACAGCAGGAACACATAATATATCATTTAACGCAGCATATTTATCATCAGGTATATATTTCTATAAGCTCGAAGCAGGAAGCTTCAGAGACATCAAAAAAATGACTTTAGTAAAATAA
- a CDS encoding acyl-CoA desaturase yields the protein MVIIIFFIIQWYTSIFSQTFLQHRYAAHRAFKMNKFWERFFYVFAFITQGATYMSPRAYALMHRMHHAYADTPKDPHSPSNHKNLFAMMENTRKMYTACYWENIEIEPRFKKDVPDWPWFDSWADSRWVKVLWIAAYIAFYVIFATAWWQFLLLPISILMNPAHAVIVNWFGHKIGYRNYELKNTSTNLYPFDFIFLGESYHNDHHRNPASIKMGVRWFEIDITYYIILAFSKLGIVTLQNNAHKVQHEKDLDLASSIIRDKV from the coding sequence ATGGTTATTATCATCTTTTTTATAATTCAGTGGTACACTTCAATATTTTCACAAACCTTTCTTCAGCACAGATACGCTGCACACCGTGCGTTTAAAATGAACAAATTCTGGGAACGATTTTTTTATGTATTCGCCTTTATAACACAGGGCGCCACATATATGTCACCGCGCGCATACGCGCTGATGCACAGGATGCATCATGCATACGCTGATACGCCAAAGGACCCTCACTCACCTTCCAATCATAAAAATCTTTTCGCAATGATGGAAAATACACGCAAAATGTACACTGCCTGTTACTGGGAAAATATTGAAATTGAGCCCCGCTTTAAGAAAGATGTACCTGACTGGCCGTGGTTCGATAGCTGGGCGGATTCACGCTGGGTTAAAGTATTATGGATCGCAGCATATATTGCATTCTATGTTATATTCGCAACAGCCTGGTGGCAATTCCTGCTGCTGCCGATATCGATCCTTATGAATCCGGCTCATGCGGTAATTGTGAACTGGTTCGGCCATAAAATTGGCTACAGGAATTATGAGCTTAAAAATACATCAACAAATCTGTACCCGTTTGATTTTATTTTCCTCGGTGAGTCATACCATAACGATCATCACAGGAATCCCGCAAGCATAAAAATGGGCGTAAGATGGTTTGAAATTGATATCACATATTATATTATTCTTGCATTCAGCAAGCTTGGAATTGTAACGCTGCAGAATAATGCCCATAAAGTCCAGCATGAAAAAGACCTTGATCTAGCTTCGAGCATAATAAGGGATAAGGTTTAG
- a CDS encoding PLP-dependent transferase, whose amino-acid sequence MQFETAAIHAVPSCRLTGAVSTPIYQTSTYEQDAPGVHKGFDYSRTNNPTRKVLEDLIASLEAGTHGFAFSSGLAAIDAVIKLLNSGDEVLAVDDIYGGTFRIFTHIYSRLGIKIKYVDTTDIINVVDNITPQTKFLWLETPTNPTLKISDIAEISKAAHAAGALLVVDNTFASPALQQPLKLSADIVIHSATKYLAGHSDVIAGLAAVNNPELAEKLKFIQNSSGAILAPFDSWLTIRGIETLALRAEKHSANAQKVAEFLQTVELVDEVYYPGLASHKNHAVAALQQKGGFGGVVSFTLKTDTEKAAGEFTQLTKLFKLAESLGGVKSLICHPAQMTHKSIPAETRRSSGVADSLIRLSVGIESAGDLIADLKQAFGRLDFILANEFSNEVAK is encoded by the coding sequence ATGCAGTTCGAAACAGCAGCAATACACGCAGTACCATCATGCAGGCTCACAGGAGCCGTTTCAACACCCATTTATCAAACATCCACGTATGAGCAGGATGCGCCGGGCGTGCACAAGGGTTTTGACTACAGCCGCACCAACAATCCAACACGCAAGGTCCTCGAAGACCTCATCGCCTCCCTCGAAGCAGGCACGCACGGCTTTGCGTTCTCGAGCGGCTTGGCCGCAATTGACGCTGTCATAAAACTGCTTAACTCAGGCGATGAAGTCCTTGCCGTTGATGATATCTACGGCGGAACCTTCCGGATTTTCACGCATATTTATTCACGGCTTGGCATCAAAATAAAATATGTTGATACCACCGATATCATCAACGTAGTTGATAATATCACTCCGCAGACAAAATTTTTATGGCTTGAAACACCGACTAACCCAACCCTTAAGATCAGCGATATTGCCGAAATATCCAAAGCTGCGCATGCAGCCGGAGCGCTGCTTGTGGTAGATAACACCTTCGCATCACCTGCGCTGCAGCAGCCACTTAAGCTTAGCGCGGATATTGTAATTCACAGCGCGACAAAATACCTTGCCGGGCACAGCGATGTAATTGCAGGACTCGCCGCCGTAAATAACCCGGAGCTTGCCGAAAAGCTTAAGTTCATACAAAATTCAAGCGGGGCAATACTTGCGCCGTTCGATTCATGGTTAACCATTCGCGGGATCGAAACTCTCGCACTGCGTGCAGAAAAGCACTCCGCAAACGCACAGAAGGTCGCCGAGTTTTTACAAACCGTGGAGCTGGTTGATGAAGTATATTACCCAGGACTCGCTTCGCACAAAAATCACGCAGTGGCTGCATTGCAGCAGAAAGGGGGATTCGGCGGCGTGGTATCATTCACACTTAAAACTGATACCGAAAAAGCGGCGGGGGAGTTCACTCAGCTTACCAAGCTTTTTAAGCTGGCTGAAAGCCTTGGCGGAGTGAAATCACTTATCTGCCATCCGGCGCAGATGACGCATAAATCAATTCCCGCAGAAACACGCCGCTCATCGGGTGTAGCTGATTCACTCATACGCTTAAGTGTAGGTATTGAGAGTGCCGGTGATCTTATCGCCGATCTTAAACAGGCATTCGGCAGGCTTGATTTTATCTTAGCTAATGAGTTCAGTAATGAGGTGGCGAAATGA
- a CDS encoding endonuclease, with product MKKIIPLLLVLMSFSSFSQIVPFTVNLDTSITKTLDSALIYVKNPTNKVINVTSIRNTSPFFFTRINTLNVNPNDSSALWVIYSSYHNLTYRSFLILDARVPNGGMHYSLVYGLIATSKYPDVIYAFSQGLSDEPLKSALKTFTSTGYISLGYNTARDRMFETVDDYGGDTIECIYSGRKIYATTRTQAQNQNFDTEHTWPQSFFNENEPMRSDIHHLFPTYSPANNARSSYPFGFVVSNITYQDGGSKLGRDVNNNIVFEPRDVQKGNTARAVFYFITRYQNHENYLALVQETALRQFHAMDTVNARERTRNDRIKTYQNNRNPFVDHPEFVERIAAFYTTQNTAPKAKISAAPYTVNFDTLSNPGDTVSYFVSICNYGNTNLSVSSVTSNNPVFTVESFPATISANQFGYAKVKFTPTSANTFYTGVLTINNSDSTLNITLNGVSGIVNGITPVAGEIPRSFSMYQNYPNPFNPVTNIKFSIPKSGFVKIDVYDINGKAVRTLVSQNLPAGSFIADFDASSLTSGVYFYRLTSGSFTETRRMILVK from the coding sequence ATGAAAAAAATTATACCGCTTCTTCTTGTTTTGATGAGCTTTTCATCATTTTCGCAAATTGTACCTTTTACAGTAAACCTGGATACTTCAATTACAAAGACCCTTGATAGCGCTTTGATCTACGTTAAAAATCCAACAAACAAGGTTATAAACGTTACTTCAATAAGAAACACATCTCCGTTTTTTTTCACACGTATTAATACTTTGAATGTTAATCCCAATGATAGTTCAGCGTTATGGGTAATATATTCATCTTATCATAACTTAACGTACCGTTCATTTTTAATTCTGGATGCGCGGGTGCCCAACGGGGGAATGCATTATTCATTGGTATATGGATTAATTGCTACTTCCAAATATCCTGATGTGATCTATGCATTTTCGCAGGGCTTAAGCGATGAACCGCTTAAATCTGCGCTTAAAACATTTACTTCTACGGGTTATATTTCACTTGGCTACAATACAGCCAGGGACAGGATGTTTGAAACTGTAGATGATTACGGCGGCGATACTATAGAATGTATTTACAGCGGAAGGAAAATTTACGCTACAACACGAACCCAGGCACAGAACCAGAATTTTGATACAGAACATACATGGCCGCAGAGCTTTTTCAATGAAAATGAACCGATGAGAAGTGATATTCATCACCTGTTCCCGACCTATTCACCGGCAAACAATGCCAGGTCATCATATCCGTTCGGTTTTGTGGTATCCAATATCACTTACCAGGATGGCGGTTCAAAGCTTGGCAGGGATGTAAATAATAATATTGTTTTTGAACCAAGAGATGTTCAGAAGGGAAATACAGCGCGGGCAGTGTTTTATTTCATAACCCGTTACCAGAATCACGAAAATTACCTTGCCCTGGTTCAGGAAACTGCTTTAAGGCAGTTCCATGCTATGGATACGGTTAATGCAAGGGAAAGAACAAGAAATGACAGGATAAAAACCTACCAGAATAACCGCAATCCGTTTGTTGACCACCCGGAATTTGTTGAAAGGATAGCTGCATTTTACACTACTCAAAACACAGCTCCTAAAGCAAAGATCTCTGCAGCGCCGTATACCGTAAACTTTGATACGCTGTCTAATCCGGGGGATACTGTAAGTTATTTTGTATCCATTTGTAATTACGGCAATACTAATTTAAGTGTCAGCTCTGTTACTTCAAACAATCCAGTTTTTACGGTTGAAAGCTTTCCCGCAACAATAAGTGCCAACCAGTTCGGTTATGCAAAAGTTAAATTTACTCCAACTTCGGCTAATACTTTTTATACAGGTGTGCTCACGATAAATAACAGCGATAGTACTCTGAATATTACACTGAACGGTGTAAGCGGAATTGTAAACGGTATAACGCCTGTTGCAGGTGAAATACCACGCAGCTTCAGCATGTACCAAAATTATCCCAACCCGTTCAATCCTGTAACGAATATTAAGTTCAGCATTCCTAAAAGCGGATTTGTAAAGATTGATGTTTATGATATTAACGGAAAGGCTGTTAGAACGCTGGTTTCGCAAAATCTGCCTGCAGGCAGCTTTATTGCTGATTTCGATGCTTCTTCGCTTACAAGCGGAGTCTATTTTTACAGGTTAACATCCGGTTCATTTACTGAAACCCGAAGAATGATATTGGTGAAATAA
- a CDS encoding T9SS type A sorting domain-containing protein, whose protein sequence is MLGMDFINETTGYAIVSYDFSGGVNDGVIKTTNGGVNWFTLPMPEIINHLSDIEFINSSTGFAVGYDKVNDSARGVILKTTNSGSSWQRQVSSQHMQYRNICFTDQNTGIVISGLTGLINYPASNIYKTTNSGLSWSLITTLQDIELQDVNFLKGTGTAFVCGSRYLPGFESIDYSSKSSNYGSSWQAGTFNDTGLGFFTSELLNNSSWYLAGGNFDAQLSPVILHTSNGTPIGIINEGNQLPDVFLLEQNYPNPFNPSTNIKFSIPKSSFVLLSVYDINGSEVSQLVAQQMSPGSYNASWNAAGLSSGIYFYVLESGSFKETKKMILLK, encoded by the coding sequence ATGCTTGGAATGGACTTCATCAATGAAACTACCGGTTATGCGATAGTATCATATGATTTTTCAGGGGGCGTTAATGACGGTGTAATAAAAACGACCAATGGGGGAGTTAACTGGTTTACGCTGCCAATGCCTGAAATAATAAATCACTTGAGTGATATTGAATTTATAAACAGCAGTACAGGGTTTGCAGTTGGTTATGATAAAGTAAACGATTCTGCCCGCGGTGTTATTCTGAAAACTACTAATTCAGGTTCAAGCTGGCAAAGACAGGTTTCCAGTCAGCATATGCAGTATCGCAATATTTGTTTTACTGATCAAAATACCGGTATTGTAATATCCGGTTTAACAGGCCTGATAAACTACCCGGCAAGCAATATTTATAAAACAACAAACTCAGGTTTAAGCTGGAGCTTGATCACAACTCTTCAGGATATAGAACTTCAGGATGTAAATTTTTTAAAAGGTACAGGAACTGCTTTTGTATGCGGTTCAAGATATCTGCCGGGTTTCGAAAGTATAGACTATTCATCCAAAAGCTCTAATTACGGTTCAAGCTGGCAGGCAGGTACATTCAATGATACAGGTCTGGGATTTTTTACTTCTGAATTATTAAATAACAGCTCCTGGTATCTGGCAGGGGGTAATTTTGATGCACAATTAAGTCCTGTAATTCTTCATACATCTAACGGTACACCAATTGGTATTATTAATGAAGGCAATCAACTGCCTGATGTGTTTTTACTCGAGCAGAACTACCCGAATCCTTTTAATCCTTCAACAAACATAAAATTCAGCATCCCCAAAAGCAGTTTTGTATTACTTTCTGTTTATGATATTAACGGTAGTGAAGTCAGCCAGCTTGTAGCTCAGCAAATGAGCCCGGGTAGCTATAATGCCAGCTGGAATGCTGCAGGTTTATCCAGCGGGATCTATTTCTATGTTCTTGAATCTGGAAGCTTTAAAGAAACTAAAAAAATGATTTTGTTAAAATAA
- a CDS encoding acyl-CoA desaturase: MFILFFIFHWYLALFFQTFFHHRYASHRAFKMSKFWERVFFVFAYIAQGSSYMSPRAYAVMHRMHHAYTDTDKDPHSPLFFKNVFSMMRHTRKIYQQIFFKTVEPEKRFVKDIPDWPWFDRWTVTKTSKVVWSLFYIAIYVIFAPSYWYFLLLPIEIFMVPFHGAIVNWFAHKYGYRNFEMKNTSTNLLPVDVLLMGEAYHNDHHKHASAINFGVKWYEVDFTYYIILGLGKLGIIKLNSRNEAAEIEQQAAINEA; the protein is encoded by the coding sequence ATGTTCATTCTATTTTTTATTTTTCACTGGTACCTTGCACTGTTTTTTCAGACATTTTTTCATCACCGGTACGCATCACACCGCGCTTTTAAAATGAGCAAATTCTGGGAGCGCGTATTTTTTGTATTCGCTTATATAGCACAGGGCTCTTCATATATGTCACCGCGCGCATACGCGGTCATGCACAGGATGCATCACGCTTATACGGATACAGATAAAGACCCTCACTCACCCCTTTTCTTTAAAAATGTGTTTTCAATGATGCGCCATACCCGCAAAATATACCAGCAGATATTCTTTAAAACTGTTGAGCCTGAAAAGCGTTTTGTGAAAGATATCCCTGACTGGCCATGGTTTGACAGGTGGACTGTAACTAAAACATCAAAGGTTGTATGGAGCTTGTTTTATATTGCGATATATGTAATATTCGCTCCATCATACTGGTATTTCCTTCTGCTGCCCATAGAAATTTTTATGGTGCCTTTCCACGGCGCAATTGTGAACTGGTTTGCCCATAAATACGGCTACAGGAACTTTGAAATGAAAAATACATCAACCAACCTGCTGCCGGTAGATGTGCTGCTGATGGGCGAAGCTTATCATAATGACCATCACAAGCACGCATCAGCCATAAACTTCGGTGTTAAATGGTATGAAGTTGATTTTACATATTATATAATCCTGGGATTGGGCAAGCTTGGCATTATAAAGCTGAATTCCAGAAATGAAGCTGCTGAAATTGAACAGCAGGCTGCTATAAATGAAGCCTAG
- a CDS encoding tetratricopeptide repeat protein — protein sequence MKSTENIKTINRNSFEEVDLLNSKADEARKDNNNLSLSLSKEAISMAQLLGYSKGLAKAYLNAGISCRLSSNFEAAIEYYQEALSLYRKLKDKRGETRTLNALANVYYSLSDFTKAIEYYDESIFVLQSIGDLNFEATVLTNRGLSYQQNGDLKAALNNYLESLSIYKSSETEIHYALYNNLGIVYLETGSYHESLMYFTEALKKTQEKKSIIDESFTLANIGRTYIYMEDFANAITYLSEAMLLMKKYGNRQAETQVYANLGKAYSKMRCFPEAIKYYNRALKYYREIGDKSSVDHTLCELGELYFELNDYKASIQYFKDGLEVSEKINDIMNILRINTGLARLYLKFKDTEKAVTYLHIAEKLAKTAKSYKDLSKICKIYSENYSIEGNYKESKIFLDKHYKYLEKLNNMAEANKVQALMLGHIKNHDNDSQPAFYYNLQKDQILSIA from the coding sequence ATGAAATCTACAGAAAATATAAAAACAATCAACAGAAATAGCTTTGAAGAGGTTGATTTACTTAACAGTAAAGCAGATGAAGCAAGAAAAGACAACAACAACCTCTCGCTATCACTCAGCAAAGAAGCTATAAGCATGGCACAGCTCTTAGGTTATTCCAAAGGACTTGCCAAAGCTTATCTGAATGCAGGTATCTCATGCAGATTGTCTTCAAATTTTGAGGCTGCTATAGAATATTACCAGGAAGCTTTAAGCTTATACAGAAAGCTTAAAGATAAAAGAGGTGAAACAAGAACATTAAATGCACTCGCAAACGTATACTATTCATTAAGCGATTTCACAAAAGCAATTGAATACTACGATGAAAGCATTTTCGTTCTTCAGTCAATAGGCGACCTGAATTTTGAAGCAACAGTACTGACAAACAGAGGACTTTCATACCAGCAGAACGGCGATCTAAAAGCCGCTTTAAACAACTACCTCGAAAGCTTAAGTATATATAAAAGCAGTGAAACTGAAATTCACTACGCTTTATACAATAACCTGGGAATAGTTTACCTGGAAACAGGAAGCTACCATGAATCTTTAATGTACTTCACAGAAGCATTGAAGAAAACCCAGGAAAAGAAATCAATTATTGATGAAAGCTTTACTTTAGCCAACATCGGCAGAACATACATTTACATGGAAGATTTTGCAAACGCTATTACATATTTAAGCGAAGCAATGCTTCTTATGAAAAAGTACGGTAACCGCCAGGCAGAAACCCAGGTTTATGCAAACTTAGGAAAAGCTTATTCAAAAATGAGATGCTTCCCTGAAGCAATAAAATATTACAACCGCGCTTTAAAGTATTACAGGGAAATAGGCGATAAAAGCTCTGTTGACCATACTTTATGCGAGCTTGGCGAATTATATTTTGAGCTTAATGACTACAAAGCAAGTATCCAGTATTTCAAAGACGGGCTTGAAGTATCAGAAAAGATCAACGATATAATGAATATTTTAAGAATTAATACAGGGCTTGCAAGATTATATCTTAAATTCAAAGATACCGAAAAAGCTGTAACATATTTACACATTGCTGAAAAGCTTGCAAAAACAGCAAAGTCTTACAAAGACTTAAGCAAGATCTGCAAGATATACAGTGAGAACTACAGCATTGAAGGTAACTATAAGGAATCAAAGATATTCCTTGATAAGCACTACAAATATCTTGAAAAATTAAATAATATGGCAGAAGCAAACAAAGTTCAGGCTTTAATGCTGGGACATATTAAAAATCACGATAATGACTCACAGCCTGCTTTCTATTACAATCTTCAAAAAGATCAAATATTAAGCATAGCATAA
- the ispE gene encoding 4-(cytidine 5'-diphospho)-2-C-methyl-D-erythritol kinase — protein sequence MKKRKTAIYKITAPAKINAGLRILSKRKDGYHNLETIFYPVKLSDVLTVKIRKISETTGNNVISVETDSKEKISGKNNICYKTVEIFLSNFEINGSYKIDVYIKKNIPTGAGLGGGSSDAAALLKILLKHFRIKGSTSAITRIALAAGSDVPFFLVGKAAYAAGRGEKLTPLSQFRIKGKILLVNPGIHISTPWAFKALAIKGVKRKLLDRVKKYSIDNSALMINDFERVVFSKYPEIEKIKYDMISSGAEYALMSGSGSTVYGVFKNEDIKAAAKYFKLKKYKVFVC from the coding sequence ATGAAAAAAAGAAAAACAGCAATTTACAAAATTACAGCACCCGCTAAAATTAATGCAGGGCTCAGAATCCTTTCCAAAAGAAAAGACGGCTATCATAACCTGGAAACGATATTTTACCCGGTAAAGCTTAGTGATGTGTTAACCGTTAAGATAAGGAAAATATCAGAAACTACCGGTAATAATGTGATTTCAGTTGAAACTGATTCAAAGGAAAAAATATCGGGCAAAAATAACATTTGTTATAAAACCGTAGAAATTTTTCTGAGTAATTTTGAAATAAATGGGTCGTACAAAATTGATGTTTATATTAAGAAAAATATTCCAACCGGGGCGGGACTCGGCGGCGGCAGCTCTGATGCTGCCGCACTGCTTAAGATATTACTTAAGCATTTCCGTATAAAAGGAAGTACTTCAGCAATCACCCGTATTGCGCTTGCCGCAGGCAGTGATGTTCCGTTTTTCCTTGTTGGTAAAGCAGCTTACGCTGCAGGAAGGGGTGAAAAGCTTACTCCCCTTTCTCAATTCAGAATCAAAGGAAAAATACTGCTTGTAAACCCCGGAATTCATATTTCAACTCCATGGGCTTTTAAAGCTCTGGCAATTAAAGGTGTTAAAAGAAAATTGCTAGACAGAGTTAAAAAATATTCAATTGATAATTCCGCGCTGATGATAAATGATTTTGAGCGTGTAGTATTCAGCAAATATCCTGAAATTGAAAAGATAAAATATGACATGATATCCTCAGGGGCTGAATATGCGTTAATGAGCGGAAGCGGCTCAACAGTTTACGGCGTGTTTAAAAATGAAGATATAAAGGCTGCTGCAAAATATTTTAAGCTGAAAAAGTATAAAGTATTTGTTTGTTAA